From a region of the Falco cherrug isolate bFalChe1 chromosome 9, bFalChe1.pri, whole genome shotgun sequence genome:
- the LOC102059781 gene encoding protein NDNF-like codes for MSWFWFSLPLHLLTVACLCHSIKAPTTSSQQSFKTNLFNFYHSLILADGKETTVHLLKDIPKRYYFVLEEGNALAPFTITVTPCDVPIEWSILVHKASASFLGKAARGDHATQDISKSQKAPSMVSTIFNYKGNSVETYMGMSSHSALYMLEFLSTERDTHITVYLTTDTTSGHLYPELPMDPRIDVIGIGHTTVTLTWKHSPSVLQHRENIQYCLLVNEKHNYKSLCAAETAIRSSGMKLPSTLALSLSPYLLEPQQVMILSNSELSIINKVSSGEVRQICMGTKNTYTVPNLSPSTQYYFDVFVVNLLTNASAAYTGTFARTLEEPEPKVMEMKDGKIIQVVLDGKNQKSYSLQYQARHKRIQFTFQLCRGQVRVHITKNGKTVASENISGLRYFSLKGKLLDTYLVQLRSTEESNSSVKVQVSPHFQKPLFPLLPESLKIKSFSKLRTCNSVTIAWLGTQEESKYCVYKKRIEEDQVWMELQSVDRCSGPESRHKSEKVLCKYFYDVNLQRAVTSETIKGLDAGTLYLFDVYLFGPSGIPIRYHSKVVKTRKKC; via the exons ATGTCCTGGTTCTGGttttctctgcctctccatCTTCTCACGGTGGCTTGCTTGTGTCATTCCATAAAAGCACCCACCACCAGTTCCCAGCAGAGCTTCAAGACCAATCTCTTCAATTTCTACCACTCCCTGATACTTGCTGATGGCAAGGAAACTACAGTTCACCTGCTGAAAGATATACCTAAAAG GTATTACTTTGTTTTGGAGGAAGGCAACGCCCTCGCACCTTTCACAATAACAGTGACCCCTTGTGATGTTCCCATTGAATGGAGCATACTTGTGCACAAGGCTTCAGCAAGTTTCCTTGGAAAAGCAGCACGAG GTGATCATGCCACACAAGACATCTCAAAGTCTCAGAAGGCTCCAAGCATGGTGTCCACCATTTTTAACTATAAGGGAAATTCTGTAGAGACTTACATGGGTATGTCTTCTCATTCTGCCCTTTACATGCTAGAGTTCTTATCCACTGAGCGAGACACACACATTACCGTATACTTAACAACTGACACAACATCTGGGCACCTCTATCCAGAACTTCCAATGGATCCACGCATAGATGTCATTGGCATCGGGCATACAACAGTGACTCTGACCTGGAAACACAGCCCTTCTGTCTTGCAACATAGAGAAAACATCCAGTACTGTCTTCTAGTTAATGAAAAGCACAACTATAAGAGCTTATGTGCTGCTGAGACAGCAATCAGGTCCTCTGGAATGAAACTGCCATCTACGTTAGCTTTGTCTCTCTCTCCTTACCTTCTTGAACCGCAGCAGGTGATGATATTGTCCAACAGCGAGTTGAGCATCATCAACAAAGTGAGTAGTGGGGAAGTCAGGCAGATATGCATGGGTACCAAGAACACTTACACGGTGCCCAATCTCAGTCCCAGCACTCAGTATTACTTTGACGTTTTTGTTGTCAATCTCCTCACAAATGCCAGCGCTGCTTATACTGGGACATTTGCAAGGACCCTGGAAGAACCTGAACCTAAGGTGATGGAGATGAAAGATGGGAAAATTATTCAGGTTGTGCTGGATGGGAAAAACCAGAAATCCTACAGTCTGCAGTACCAGGCGAGGCACAAGAGAATACAATTCACATTTCAGTTGTGTCGTGGCCAAGTGCGGGTTCACATAACAAAGAACGGTAAAACAGTGGCATCAGAAAACATCTCAGGGCTGAGGTATTTCTCACTGAAGGGGAAGCTGCTGGACACATATTTGGTGCAGCTGAGGTCCACAGAGGAATCTAACTCTTCTGTGAAAGTACAGGTGTCCCCTCATTTCCAAAAGCCCTTATTCCCACTTCTACCAGAGAGCTTAAAAATCAAGTCCTTCAGTAAACTGAGGACCTGCAACTCTGTCACCATTGCCTGGCTAGGAACACAAGAGGAGAGCAAGTACTGTGTGTACAAGAAAAGGATTGAAGAAGATCAGGTCTGGATGGAACTGCAGAGTGTGGACAGGTGCTCTGGACCTGAATCTCGGCACAAGTCGGAGAAAGTGCTGTGCAAGTATTTCTATGATGTCAATCTCCAGCGAGCTGTCACCTCAGAGACCATCAAAGGGCTGGATGCAGGGACACTTTACTTGTTTGATGTTTATCTCTTTGGGCCATCTGGCATCCCCATCAGATATCACAGCAAAGTTGTGAAGACCcgaaaaaaatgctga